The Kosakonia sacchari SP1 genome includes a window with the following:
- the lolD gene encoding lipoprotein-releasing ABC transporter ATP-binding protein LolD, with translation MNKILLQCDNLCKRYQEGSVQTDVLHDVSFSMAEGELMAIVGSSGSGKSTLLHLLGGLDTPTSGDVIFRDQPMSKLSSTAKAELRNRELGFIYQFHHLLPDFTALENVAMPLLIGKKKPAEINERALEMLRAVGLEHRASHRPSELSGGERQRVAIARALVNNPRLVLADEPTGNLDARNADSIFELLGELNKMQGTAFLVVTHDLQLAKRMNRQLEMRDGRLNTEVTLMGAE, from the coding sequence ATGAATAAGATCCTGTTGCAATGCGACAACCTGTGCAAACGCTATCAGGAAGGCAGTGTGCAAACCGACGTACTGCATGATGTCAGCTTTAGCATGGCGGAAGGGGAGTTAATGGCGATTGTCGGCAGTTCCGGCTCCGGCAAAAGTACGCTGTTGCACCTGTTGGGCGGGCTGGATACGCCGACCTCGGGCGATGTGATTTTCCGTGACCAGCCGATGAGCAAACTCTCCTCCACCGCCAAAGCGGAGCTGCGTAACCGGGAGTTAGGCTTTATCTACCAGTTTCACCATCTGTTGCCGGACTTCACCGCGCTGGAAAACGTGGCAATGCCGCTGTTGATTGGCAAAAAGAAACCGGCGGAAATTAATGAACGTGCTCTGGAAATGCTGCGCGCGGTTGGGCTTGAACATCGCGCCAGCCACCGTCCTTCCGAGCTTTCCGGCGGCGAACGCCAGCGTGTGGCGATTGCCCGCGCGCTGGTCAACAATCCGCGCCTGGTACTGGCGGATGAACCGACCGGGAACCTCGATGCCCGTAACGCAGACAGCATTTTCGAACTGCTGGGCGAACTGAATAAAATGCAGGGCACGGCTTTCCTCGTGGTGACACATGATTTACAACTGGCGAAACGCATGAACCGCCAACTGGAAATGCGCGATGGCCGCCTGAATACTGAAGTCACCCTGATGGGGGCCGAGTAA